In one Maniola hyperantus chromosome 6, iAphHyp1.2, whole genome shotgun sequence genomic region, the following are encoded:
- the LOC117983015 gene encoding putative methyltransferase NSUN7 isoform X3 produces MEEAPEEWAPWSLVVATKNPNAPPPITVSTAPGPAWDIGQVMKAARLLCKPPMPVSFEDEQEMRCVYSLIYDVFRYKSILDQAIEDIDFFGDYPQLLDHKHSTWLFLMELARRRWVSRPRAEVERSKLLLDQAGYPFKDVEAAIWDERVHFAAAIARIRIKNRAFTLSDLLPAHLREERISACVNKDTVTGWVNTFKAKKVAELVNRLHELGYSYSNSRQLCAGEYRFDRVCPRFITLRPPANVSVGQLDLVKDGIIVLQEREFCEGASTLCRALRANSLRGVVAQTHASSPRCSAYLAAQLKELAAILKAETPAAPVTPQLGKLVVFGAGDKVGSYVCALRELGIEASEQPQSSASVFVVSDPVHVDTPTVVNALDGVVAVLATPPNSYSAVTDPIDLVCGRGGDLAMLEILTESEIDSTGKARVQSILEEQKRTLKTLLSKPQIQLIIYETHSALEAENEAQVTRAVAEANRLARERHSLLKKKNRDHSTPKFKEVTETIITDSCTSLDQTGSRSDLDKVDQDDQDPNDSPPQKRPMSSPPTTARAGGTEGVVLLKKRAESADVSIRPGPFSTKARPIPEMQVAENEPVPRDPDKDSPNVFVPECDLFEIQTLPSLGNGLDINYILDRDGCYLGLIQRKEITRLDAKYMIRVAEERGLFGAAPGAPSAAQRRKRAEQPQAQPKHRKRKGNTFEVQRVAAPTYASLSRSNRRCSAPACLPEAGECLEPLRVCSRHVRRQAAAAAITMASCVCDARHRRRNTERRASADASVSHPSAPPCRLPFPLVVHELRLKRLLPPKIIV; encoded by the exons ATAAATCAATCCTCGATCAAGCAATAGAAGACATTGATTTTTTTGGTGATTATCCACAG CTCTTAGATCACAAACATTCAACATGGCTGTTCTTAATGGAGCTCGCAAGACGCCGATGGGTGTCGAGGCCGCGAGCGGAGGTGGAGCGTTCTAAGCTTCTGCTGGACCAAGCTGGATACCCCTTCAAGGATGTAGAAGCAGCTATATGGGATGAAAGGGTCCACTTTGCAGCGGCCATTGCCAGAATACGGATTAAAAATAGGGCTTTCAC GTTATCGGATCTCTTACCAGCCCATTTGCGAGAAGAGCGTATATCCGCGTGCGTCAACAAGGACACCGTTACGGGATGGGTGAACACGTTCAAAGCGAA AAAAGTTGCTGAACTAGTCAACAGGCTCCATGAATTAGGATATTCGTACAGCAATTCGCGTCAGCTCTGCGCTGGAGAATACAGATTTGATCGCGTCTGTCCAAG ATTCATTACCCTCCGTCCACCAGCTAATGTCAGCGTCGGACAATTAGATTTGGTCAAGGATGGAATAATAGTGCTGCAG GAACGAGAGTTCTGCGAAGGTGCGTCTACCCTATGCCGCGCTCTTCGCGCCAACTCACTGCGCGGGGTAGTCGCACAAACCCATGCCTCGTCACCTCGTTGCTCCGCATACCTAGCCGCACAGTTGAAGGAGCTGGCTGCTATACTAAAAGCTGAAACACCGGCTGCACCCGTTACTCCCCAATTGGGGAAATTAGTTGTGTTTGGCGCTGGAGACAA GGTAGGAAGCTACGTATGCGCATTACGAGAACTCGGCATAGAAGCATCAGAGCAACCACAGTCCAGCGCCTCGGTGTTTGTTGTGAGCGACCCAGTGCACGTCGATACGCCAACTGTGGTCAATGCACTTGACGGAGTAGTGGCCGTGTTGGCCACGCCACCCAATTCGTACTCGGCCGTCACAGATCCTATTGACTTGGTCTGTGGTAGAGGAGGCGATTTGGCCATGCTTGAG ATACTTACGGAGTCCGAAATCGACTCTACTGGAAAGGCCCGTGTGCAGTCCATATTGGAAGAGCAAAAGAGAACGTTGAAAACGCTATTATCTAAGCCTCAG ATCCAGTTGATTATATACGAGACGCATTCAGCCCTGGAGGCAGAGAATGAGGCGCAAGTGACCCGCGCAGTCGCCGAGGCCAACCGACTGGCGCGGGAGCGGCACTCGTTGTTGAAGAAAAAGAATAGGGATCACTCC ACACCAAAGTTTAAAGAAGTTACGGAAACAATAATAACCGACTCTTGCACATCGTTGGACCAAACTGGCTCGCGATCCGACCTCGACAAGGTAGACCAAGACGACCAAGACCCCAACGATAGCCCTCCACAGAAAAGACCGATGTCTTCCCCTCCCACCACCGCAAGAGCGGGTGGCACAGAAGGAGTAGTATTATTGAAGAAGAGAGCTGAAAGTGCTGATGTTTCTATACGTCCAGGGCCCTTTAGTACTAAAGCGAGGCCCATTCCTGAAATGCAAGTGGCTGAGAACGAACCAGTTCCCAGGGACCCTGATAAGGATAGCCCGAATGTTTTC GTACCTGAGTGTGATTTATTCGAAATCCAAACGTTACCATCTTTAGGAAACGGTCTGGACATTAATTACATTTTGGACCGCGATGGCTGCTATTTGGGACTAATTCAGAGAAAG GAGATAACCCGGCTCGACGCGAAGTACATGATTCGCGTGGCGGAGGAGCGCGGGCTGTTCGGCGCGGCGCCGGGCGCACCGTCGGCCGCGCAGCGCCGCAAGCGCGCCGAGCAGCCGCAAGCACAACCCAAGCACAGGAAGCGGAAGGGCAACACTTTTGAG GTACAACGTGTAGCAGCGCCCACCTATGCCTCCCTTTCGCGCTCCAACCGGCGCTGCTCCGCGCCTGCTTGTTTGCCTGAAGCCGGGGAATGCCTCGAGCCACTCCGCGTGTGTTCCAGACACGTGCGCCGACAGGCCGCCGCCGCCGCTATCACCATGGCGTCCTGTGTCTGCGACGCGAGGCACAG ACGCCGAAACACTGAACGCCGCGCGTCAGCGGACGCGTCCGTGTCGCACCCCTCCGCTCCGCCCTGCCGCCTCCCCTTTCCGCTCGTAGTGCACGAGTTACGACTGAAGAGATTGTTGCCACcaaaaattattgtttaa
- the LOC117983015 gene encoding putative methyltransferase NSUN7 isoform X5, with translation MELARRRWVSRPRAEVERSKLLLDQAGYPFKDVEAAIWDERVHFAAAIARIRIKNRAFTLSDLLPAHLREERISACVNKDTVTGWVNTFKAKKVAELVNRLHELGYSYSNSRQLCAGEYRFDRVCPRFITLRPPANVSVGQLDLVKDGIIVLQEREFCEGASTLCRALRANSLRGVVAQTHASSPRCSAYLAAQLKELAAILKAETPAAPVTPQLGKLVVFGAGDKVGSYVCALRELGIEASEQPQSSASVFVVSDPVHVDTPTVVNALDGVVAVLATPPNSYSAVTDPIDLVCGRGGDLAMLEILTESEIDSTGKARVQSILEEQKRTLKTLLSKPQIQLIIYETHSALEAENEAQVTRAVAEANRLARERHSLLKKKNRDHSTPKFKEVTETIITDSCTSLDQTGSRSDLDKVDQDDQDPNDSPPQKRPMSSPPTTARAGGTEGVVLLKKRAESADVSIRPGPFSTKARPIPEMQVAENEPVPRDPDKDSPNVFVPECDLFEIQTLPSLGNGLDINYILDRDGCYLGLIQRKEITRLDAKYMIRVAEERGLFGAAPGAPSAAQRRKRAEQPQAQPKHRKRKGNTFEVQRVAAPTYASLSRSNRRCSAPACLPEAGECLEPLRVCSRHVRRQAAAAAITMASCVCDARHRRRNTERRASADASVSHPSAPPCRLPFPLVVHELRLKRLLPPKIIV, from the exons ATGGAGCTCGCAAGACGCCGATGGGTGTCGAGGCCGCGAGCGGAGGTGGAGCGTTCTAAGCTTCTGCTGGACCAAGCTGGATACCCCTTCAAGGATGTAGAAGCAGCTATATGGGATGAAAGGGTCCACTTTGCAGCGGCCATTGCCAGAATACGGATTAAAAATAGGGCTTTCAC GTTATCGGATCTCTTACCAGCCCATTTGCGAGAAGAGCGTATATCCGCGTGCGTCAACAAGGACACCGTTACGGGATGGGTGAACACGTTCAAAGCGAA AAAAGTTGCTGAACTAGTCAACAGGCTCCATGAATTAGGATATTCGTACAGCAATTCGCGTCAGCTCTGCGCTGGAGAATACAGATTTGATCGCGTCTGTCCAAG ATTCATTACCCTCCGTCCACCAGCTAATGTCAGCGTCGGACAATTAGATTTGGTCAAGGATGGAATAATAGTGCTGCAG GAACGAGAGTTCTGCGAAGGTGCGTCTACCCTATGCCGCGCTCTTCGCGCCAACTCACTGCGCGGGGTAGTCGCACAAACCCATGCCTCGTCACCTCGTTGCTCCGCATACCTAGCCGCACAGTTGAAGGAGCTGGCTGCTATACTAAAAGCTGAAACACCGGCTGCACCCGTTACTCCCCAATTGGGGAAATTAGTTGTGTTTGGCGCTGGAGACAA GGTAGGAAGCTACGTATGCGCATTACGAGAACTCGGCATAGAAGCATCAGAGCAACCACAGTCCAGCGCCTCGGTGTTTGTTGTGAGCGACCCAGTGCACGTCGATACGCCAACTGTGGTCAATGCACTTGACGGAGTAGTGGCCGTGTTGGCCACGCCACCCAATTCGTACTCGGCCGTCACAGATCCTATTGACTTGGTCTGTGGTAGAGGAGGCGATTTGGCCATGCTTGAG ATACTTACGGAGTCCGAAATCGACTCTACTGGAAAGGCCCGTGTGCAGTCCATATTGGAAGAGCAAAAGAGAACGTTGAAAACGCTATTATCTAAGCCTCAG ATCCAGTTGATTATATACGAGACGCATTCAGCCCTGGAGGCAGAGAATGAGGCGCAAGTGACCCGCGCAGTCGCCGAGGCCAACCGACTGGCGCGGGAGCGGCACTCGTTGTTGAAGAAAAAGAATAGGGATCACTCC ACACCAAAGTTTAAAGAAGTTACGGAAACAATAATAACCGACTCTTGCACATCGTTGGACCAAACTGGCTCGCGATCCGACCTCGACAAGGTAGACCAAGACGACCAAGACCCCAACGATAGCCCTCCACAGAAAAGACCGATGTCTTCCCCTCCCACCACCGCAAGAGCGGGTGGCACAGAAGGAGTAGTATTATTGAAGAAGAGAGCTGAAAGTGCTGATGTTTCTATACGTCCAGGGCCCTTTAGTACTAAAGCGAGGCCCATTCCTGAAATGCAAGTGGCTGAGAACGAACCAGTTCCCAGGGACCCTGATAAGGATAGCCCGAATGTTTTC GTACCTGAGTGTGATTTATTCGAAATCCAAACGTTACCATCTTTAGGAAACGGTCTGGACATTAATTACATTTTGGACCGCGATGGCTGCTATTTGGGACTAATTCAGAGAAAG GAGATAACCCGGCTCGACGCGAAGTACATGATTCGCGTGGCGGAGGAGCGCGGGCTGTTCGGCGCGGCGCCGGGCGCACCGTCGGCCGCGCAGCGCCGCAAGCGCGCCGAGCAGCCGCAAGCACAACCCAAGCACAGGAAGCGGAAGGGCAACACTTTTGAG GTACAACGTGTAGCAGCGCCCACCTATGCCTCCCTTTCGCGCTCCAACCGGCGCTGCTCCGCGCCTGCTTGTTTGCCTGAAGCCGGGGAATGCCTCGAGCCACTCCGCGTGTGTTCCAGACACGTGCGCCGACAGGCCGCCGCCGCCGCTATCACCATGGCGTCCTGTGTCTGCGACGCGAGGCACAG ACGCCGAAACACTGAACGCCGCGCGTCAGCGGACGCGTCCGTGTCGCACCCCTCCGCTCCGCCCTGCCGCCTCCCCTTTCCGCTCGTAGTGCACGAGTTACGACTGAAGAGATTGTTGCCACcaaaaattattgtttaa
- the Ube3a gene encoding ubiquitin-protein ligase E3A isoform X1, with protein sequence MNSKSETDEASRGSEASSSNNESTPTNSKGHTEAGLCADTSSNKTQDIMKRAAARQLIERYFYQLVDGCGNPNCDNQYCASSGEARNLTPNEAAAEAIKLFYKEARLCDTLPNKVPRTEVNSVCASGASTAGTTSSTTTKSDMECQNDSASCSTSPFRPDSSQQDDCKSPLRRNNGAPLTEERIYELCDECLQTKEPQVLIKALGEAFNQPAILARCFQRKLSDGDTGSEGKKKTDKESKAMCSSSDPDKDVDSVAGPGLDVASCRRAFQYLAKVPSEYYSSALVTALTALGENLMIELQYKKMSLDDAVNCFVIAFEVPDLGCSEYLEIALPLLCVAIERLPVKAQAKLARVWAQHCKESLRHILETLQQLITLRVISTNYVRHYQVQDDTTVTMATKVMKIVYYANMLAGVMEPSTLREEPVVITSQLDPLGDALDHLYPLSSLKNSKQIPYEDPLAIELDINVLDARKPYLPFEEFYNEPLSDTIEMDIDLANCKSDIDEIGHKFSFLKYPFILTAATKSLGLYYENRIRMYSERRVSLLHAVVGAASPMPFLRLKVRRSHIIDDALVELEMIAMERALDLKKQLVVEFEGEQGIDEGGVSKEFFQLVVEQIFNPDYGMFTQRQDEHTVWFNPTSFETEAQFTLIGIVLGLAIYNNIILAVNFPMVVYRKLMGKKGSFEDLADWNATLYNGLKDMLEYTDSDLEEVYYQTFRICYTDVFGNNIFQDLRENGDNIFVTQDNKREFVDLYADFLLNKSVETQFKAFRRGFVMVTDESQLGTLFRPEEVETLVCGSKNFDFNELEKSTEYDGGYTSESQTIKDFWSIVHSLSLEDKRKLLQFTTGSDRVPVGGLSHLKLVIARNGPDCARLPTAHTCFNILLLPEYESKEKLQDRLMKAISYSKGFGII encoded by the exons GCAAGGAACCTGACGCCAAATGAAGCAGCAGCAGAGGCAattaagttattttataaagaagCACGTCTGTGTGACACTCTGCCCAACAAGGTTCCCAGGACTGAGGTCAACAGTGTGTGTGCTTCTGGTGCGAG caCAGCAGGTACAACATCTTCCACAACAACGAAAAGTGATATGGAGTGTCAAAATGACTCGGCCTCATGTAGCACATCACCCTTCAGACCAGACTCTAGTCAGCAAGATGATTGCAAATCGCCTCTTAGACGTAATA ATGGCGCGCCGCTAACCGAGGAGCGTATATACGAACTGTGTGATGAATGTCTTCAAACAAAGGAGCCACAAGTCCTCATCAAAGCTCTGGGTGAAGCGTTCAATCAGCCTGCAATATTAGCCAGATGTTTTCAAAGGAAATTAAGCGATGGCGACACTGGAAGTGAAGGAAAAAAGAAAACAG ataAAGAATCAAAAGCGATGTGTTCGTCGAGTGATCCGGACAAAGATGTGGACAGCGTAGCGGGCCCCGGCCTCGACGTGGCATCGTGTCGGAGAGCCTTCCAGTACCTAGCTAAA GTGCCATCAGAATACTACAGCTCCGCGTTAGTCACCGCGCTCACTGCGCTCGGGGAAAACCTGATGATTGAGCTGCAGTACAAGAAGATGAGCCTAGACGACGCGGTCAACTGCTTCGTCATAGCCTTCGAGGTGCCCGACCTGGGCTGCAGCGAGTACTTGGAGATAGCGCTGCCGCTGCTGTGCGTGGCTATTGAACGCTTGCCTGTCAAAG CACAAGCGAAGTTAGCCCGAGTCTGGGCGCAGCATTGCAAAGAGAGCTTGCGCCACATACTGGAGACGCTGCAGCAACTCATCACGCTGCGGGTGATCTCCACCAACTACGTGCGGCACTACCAAGTGCAGGACGACACTACTGTCACCATGGCCACTAAAGTTATGAAG ATAGTGTACTACGCCAACATGCTCGCGGGCGTGATGGAGCCCAGCACGCTGCGCGAGGAGCCGGTGGTCATCACCAGCCAGCTGGACCCGCTGGGCGACGCGCTGGACCACCTCTACCCGCTGTCGTCGCTCAAGAACTCCAAGCAGATACCTTATGAAGACCCACTAG ccaTTGAATTAGATATAAATGTATTAGACGCTAGGAAACCATATTTGCCATTTGAAGAGTTTTACAACGAACCACTTAGTGATACAATAGAGATGGATATAGATTTAGCTAATTGTAAAAGTGACATTGATGAAATAG GTCATAAGTTCTCGTTCCTCAAATACCCGTTCATACTGACAGCCGCGACCAAATCCTTGGGCTTATACTATGAGAATCGTATTCGAATGTACTCGGAGCGTCGGGTGTCGTTGTTGCACGCGGTGGTGGGCGCGGCGTCGCCCATGCCCTTCCTGCGGCTCAAAGTGAGGAGGTCGCACATCATTGACGACGCGCTAGTTGAG TTGGAAATGATAGCTATGGAGCGAGCGTTGGATCTGAAGAAGCAGCTGGTGGTGGAGTTCGAGGGTGAGCAGGGCATCGACGAGGGCGGCGTAAGCAAGGAGTTCTTCCAGCTCGTGGTGGAGCAGATCTTCAACCCCGACTACGGCATGTTCACGCAACGGCAGGACGAGCACACTGTCTG GTTCAACCCAACATCGTTCGAGACTGAAGCTCAGTTCACACTCATCGGTATAGTTTTAGGTCTGGcgatatacaataatattatactagcggTCAACTTCCCCATGGTGGTTTATAGGAAACTCATGGGGAAGAAAGGTTCCTTTGAAGATTTGGCAGATTGGAATGCG ACTTTGTACAACGGCTTAAAAGACATGTTAGAATACACTGACAGTGATTTAGAAGAAGTATACTATCAGACGTTCAGGATATGTTACACGGACGTTTTCGGTAACAACATATTTCAAGATCTCAGAGAAAATGGCGACAACATATTCGTTACGCAAGATAATAAAAGG GAATTTGTAGACCTATACGCAGATTTCCTACTGAACAAGTCAGTGGAAACGCAGTTCAAGGCGTTCCGACGTGGCTTCGTGATGGTGACGGACGAGAGCCAGCTAGGGACGCTGTTCCGGCCCGAGGAGGTGGAGACGCTCGTCTGCGGCAGCAAG AATTTCGACTTCAACGAACTAGAAAAATCAACAGAATACGATGGCGGATACACATCGGAATCACAAACTATTAAAGACTTTTGGAGCATCGTCCACAGTTTATCTTTAGAGGACAAGAGAAAACTTCTTCAGTTCACCACAGGGTCCGATAGAGTCCCGGTAGGGGGTTTAAGCCATTTAAAACTAGTTATAGCGAGAAACGGCCCCGATTGCGCGCGGTTACCGACCGCCCATACATGCTTCAATATACTCCTCCTCCCAGAATATGAAAGCAAAGAGAAACTCCAAGACAGACTGATGAAAGCGATTAGCTATTCAAAAGGCTTTGGCATTATTTAA
- the Ube3a gene encoding ubiquitin-protein ligase E3A isoform X2, with amino-acid sequence MKRAAARQLIERYFYQLVDGCGNPNCDNQYCASSGEARNLTPNEAAAEAIKLFYKEARLCDTLPNKVPRTEVNSVCASGASTAGTTSSTTTKSDMECQNDSASCSTSPFRPDSSQQDDCKSPLRRNNGAPLTEERIYELCDECLQTKEPQVLIKALGEAFNQPAILARCFQRKLSDGDTGSEGKKKTDKESKAMCSSSDPDKDVDSVAGPGLDVASCRRAFQYLAKVPSEYYSSALVTALTALGENLMIELQYKKMSLDDAVNCFVIAFEVPDLGCSEYLEIALPLLCVAIERLPVKAQAKLARVWAQHCKESLRHILETLQQLITLRVISTNYVRHYQVQDDTTVTMATKVMKIVYYANMLAGVMEPSTLREEPVVITSQLDPLGDALDHLYPLSSLKNSKQIPYEDPLAIELDINVLDARKPYLPFEEFYNEPLSDTIEMDIDLANCKSDIDEIGHKFSFLKYPFILTAATKSLGLYYENRIRMYSERRVSLLHAVVGAASPMPFLRLKVRRSHIIDDALVELEMIAMERALDLKKQLVVEFEGEQGIDEGGVSKEFFQLVVEQIFNPDYGMFTQRQDEHTVWFNPTSFETEAQFTLIGIVLGLAIYNNIILAVNFPMVVYRKLMGKKGSFEDLADWNATLYNGLKDMLEYTDSDLEEVYYQTFRICYTDVFGNNIFQDLRENGDNIFVTQDNKREFVDLYADFLLNKSVETQFKAFRRGFVMVTDESQLGTLFRPEEVETLVCGSKNFDFNELEKSTEYDGGYTSESQTIKDFWSIVHSLSLEDKRKLLQFTTGSDRVPVGGLSHLKLVIARNGPDCARLPTAHTCFNILLLPEYESKEKLQDRLMKAISYSKGFGII; translated from the exons GCAAGGAACCTGACGCCAAATGAAGCAGCAGCAGAGGCAattaagttattttataaagaagCACGTCTGTGTGACACTCTGCCCAACAAGGTTCCCAGGACTGAGGTCAACAGTGTGTGTGCTTCTGGTGCGAG caCAGCAGGTACAACATCTTCCACAACAACGAAAAGTGATATGGAGTGTCAAAATGACTCGGCCTCATGTAGCACATCACCCTTCAGACCAGACTCTAGTCAGCAAGATGATTGCAAATCGCCTCTTAGACGTAATA ATGGCGCGCCGCTAACCGAGGAGCGTATATACGAACTGTGTGATGAATGTCTTCAAACAAAGGAGCCACAAGTCCTCATCAAAGCTCTGGGTGAAGCGTTCAATCAGCCTGCAATATTAGCCAGATGTTTTCAAAGGAAATTAAGCGATGGCGACACTGGAAGTGAAGGAAAAAAGAAAACAG ataAAGAATCAAAAGCGATGTGTTCGTCGAGTGATCCGGACAAAGATGTGGACAGCGTAGCGGGCCCCGGCCTCGACGTGGCATCGTGTCGGAGAGCCTTCCAGTACCTAGCTAAA GTGCCATCAGAATACTACAGCTCCGCGTTAGTCACCGCGCTCACTGCGCTCGGGGAAAACCTGATGATTGAGCTGCAGTACAAGAAGATGAGCCTAGACGACGCGGTCAACTGCTTCGTCATAGCCTTCGAGGTGCCCGACCTGGGCTGCAGCGAGTACTTGGAGATAGCGCTGCCGCTGCTGTGCGTGGCTATTGAACGCTTGCCTGTCAAAG CACAAGCGAAGTTAGCCCGAGTCTGGGCGCAGCATTGCAAAGAGAGCTTGCGCCACATACTGGAGACGCTGCAGCAACTCATCACGCTGCGGGTGATCTCCACCAACTACGTGCGGCACTACCAAGTGCAGGACGACACTACTGTCACCATGGCCACTAAAGTTATGAAG ATAGTGTACTACGCCAACATGCTCGCGGGCGTGATGGAGCCCAGCACGCTGCGCGAGGAGCCGGTGGTCATCACCAGCCAGCTGGACCCGCTGGGCGACGCGCTGGACCACCTCTACCCGCTGTCGTCGCTCAAGAACTCCAAGCAGATACCTTATGAAGACCCACTAG ccaTTGAATTAGATATAAATGTATTAGACGCTAGGAAACCATATTTGCCATTTGAAGAGTTTTACAACGAACCACTTAGTGATACAATAGAGATGGATATAGATTTAGCTAATTGTAAAAGTGACATTGATGAAATAG GTCATAAGTTCTCGTTCCTCAAATACCCGTTCATACTGACAGCCGCGACCAAATCCTTGGGCTTATACTATGAGAATCGTATTCGAATGTACTCGGAGCGTCGGGTGTCGTTGTTGCACGCGGTGGTGGGCGCGGCGTCGCCCATGCCCTTCCTGCGGCTCAAAGTGAGGAGGTCGCACATCATTGACGACGCGCTAGTTGAG TTGGAAATGATAGCTATGGAGCGAGCGTTGGATCTGAAGAAGCAGCTGGTGGTGGAGTTCGAGGGTGAGCAGGGCATCGACGAGGGCGGCGTAAGCAAGGAGTTCTTCCAGCTCGTGGTGGAGCAGATCTTCAACCCCGACTACGGCATGTTCACGCAACGGCAGGACGAGCACACTGTCTG GTTCAACCCAACATCGTTCGAGACTGAAGCTCAGTTCACACTCATCGGTATAGTTTTAGGTCTGGcgatatacaataatattatactagcggTCAACTTCCCCATGGTGGTTTATAGGAAACTCATGGGGAAGAAAGGTTCCTTTGAAGATTTGGCAGATTGGAATGCG ACTTTGTACAACGGCTTAAAAGACATGTTAGAATACACTGACAGTGATTTAGAAGAAGTATACTATCAGACGTTCAGGATATGTTACACGGACGTTTTCGGTAACAACATATTTCAAGATCTCAGAGAAAATGGCGACAACATATTCGTTACGCAAGATAATAAAAGG GAATTTGTAGACCTATACGCAGATTTCCTACTGAACAAGTCAGTGGAAACGCAGTTCAAGGCGTTCCGACGTGGCTTCGTGATGGTGACGGACGAGAGCCAGCTAGGGACGCTGTTCCGGCCCGAGGAGGTGGAGACGCTCGTCTGCGGCAGCAAG AATTTCGACTTCAACGAACTAGAAAAATCAACAGAATACGATGGCGGATACACATCGGAATCACAAACTATTAAAGACTTTTGGAGCATCGTCCACAGTTTATCTTTAGAGGACAAGAGAAAACTTCTTCAGTTCACCACAGGGTCCGATAGAGTCCCGGTAGGGGGTTTAAGCCATTTAAAACTAGTTATAGCGAGAAACGGCCCCGATTGCGCGCGGTTACCGACCGCCCATACATGCTTCAATATACTCCTCCTCCCAGAATATGAAAGCAAAGAGAAACTCCAAGACAGACTGATGAAAGCGATTAGCTATTCAAAAGGCTTTGGCATTATTTAA